A genomic segment from Desulfuromonadales bacterium encodes:
- the xthA gene encoding exodeoxyribonuclease III: protein MKLVSFNVNGLRSRLHQLAALVEKHRPDIIGLQETKVQDADFPVAAIEALGYRVAFHGQKTHYGVALLTRLAPVEVRTGFPGDGDGAQKRLISASFRLSTGELLQVINGYFPQGESRDHPVKFPDKRRFYADLQRYLAECCDPAGPLALLGDFNIAPVDADIGIGEENARRWLRTGKTSFLPEERQWFAALRDWGLHDSFRLQHPAVTDRFSWFDYRSRGFESEPRRGLRIDHILLTASLQKCCRETGIDYEIRGMARPSDHCPVWAELALE, encoded by the coding sequence ATGAAGCTTGTCTCCTTCAATGTGAACGGCCTGCGCTCCCGGCTGCACCAACTCGCCGCTCTGGTCGAGAAGCACCGCCCGGACATCATCGGCCTGCAGGAGACCAAGGTGCAGGACGCCGACTTTCCGGTCGCGGCCATCGAGGCACTCGGGTACCGGGTCGCCTTTCACGGGCAGAAGACCCATTACGGGGTGGCGCTGCTCACCCGGCTGGCGCCCGTCGAGGTACGGACGGGTTTCCCCGGAGACGGCGACGGGGCGCAGAAACGGCTGATCAGCGCCAGCTTCCGGCTGTCGACGGGCGAGCTGCTGCAGGTCATCAACGGCTACTTTCCGCAGGGGGAAAGCCGTGACCATCCGGTCAAGTTCCCGGATAAGCGGCGCTTCTACGCCGACCTGCAGCGCTACCTGGCCGAGTGCTGCGACCCCGCCGGGCCGCTCGCCCTGCTGGGGGACTTCAACATCGCACCGGTCGATGCGGATATTGGCATCGGCGAGGAGAATGCCCGGCGCTGGCTGCGCACCGGCAAGACCAGCTTCTTGCCCGAAGAGCGCCAGTGGTTCGCCGCCCTGCGGGACTGGGGGCTGCACGACAGCTTCCGCCTCCAGCATCCCGCCGTCACTGACCGCTTCAGCTGGTTCGACTACCGCAGCCGCGGCTTCGAGAGCGAACCCAGGCGCGGCCTGCGCATCGACCATATCCTGCTCACCGCCAGCCTGCAGAAATGCTGCCGGGAGACCGGCATCGATTACGAGATCCGCGGCATGGCGCGGCCGTCGGATCATTGTCCGGTTTGGGCGGAGCTGGCGCTGGAGTAG